One window of the Xenopus tropicalis strain Nigerian chromosome 10, UCB_Xtro_10.0, whole genome shotgun sequence genome contains the following:
- the ccdc137 gene encoding coiled-coil domain-containing protein 137 has protein sequence MKERKKKINSKPIDQHMEEIPYKLREIMKSRMEMDNPKKKKKPKPARQGTLNSELQTDIPVPKFKRRKKESVGAYLNRMNQETQHVMFLSKNQPDRCPEMEEEEEVVGEEKEGCAQKKKSQKKKEFDRRRLDKILKKKEDKKEIIMEKNIFKDKVQFGEVAMEPPIFTSKPRKSTVQTKPGEKPLLLKKLLGAESRQSNPPVLSLARKRLIDEERERVIQAYRQLKKQKVQSGKEISFQKS, from the exons atgaaagaaagaaaaaaaaagataaattccAAGCCAATAGACCAGCATATGGAGGAAATTCCATATAAGCTGCGTGAGATAATGAAGAGTAGAATGGAAATGGACAacccaaagaaaaagaaaaagcccAAGCCAG CAAGGCAAGGAACGCTGAATTCAGAGCTGCAAACAGACATACCGGTCCCAAAgtttaaaaggagaaagaaagaatcTGTGGGGGCCTACCTGAATCGCATGAATCAAGAAACACAGCATGTTATGTTCCTCAGCAAGAACCAGCCAGATCGTTGTCCTGAgatggaagaggaggaggaggtggtggGGGAAGAAAAAGAGGGATGTGCTCAAAAAAAGAAATCCCAAAAGAAGAAAGA GTTTGACAGGAGAAGGCTAGATAAAATACTGAAGAAAAAGGAGGATAAGAAAGAAATTATCATGGAAAAGAATATATTCAAAG ATAAGGTAcagtttggtgaggttgccatgGAACCACCAATATTTACATCCAAACCCAGAAAGAGCACCGTCCAGACCAAG CCTGGAGAGAAACCACTTCTTCTCAAGAAACTTCTAGGGGCAGAAAGCAGGCAAAGCAACCCTCCTGTATTGTCCCTGGCAAGGAAGAGACTGATTGATGAAGAACGTGAGCGGGTTATACAGGCTTACAGACAGCTGAAGAAGCAGAAGGTGCAATCTGGCAAGGAGATCAGTTTCCAAAAATCTTAA